The sequence TGTGTGTGTCTACGCCACTACCAAAAATATGTATTAGTGATAGACAATAAATACTCAATATAATAGTCGAGATGCATACAAGCTGATAACTATTCCTTATTTGTTTCAGTGGAGAAGATTGGGGTGATCCAGGAGTGAAAGGTTGCTCAAATGAAACAAGACCAGTTATGGGATCAATTTATCCAGGTGGTTTGCCTTTAGCTGCCCAAATAGTGAAAAAAGTGTTGAGAAAAAAAGAGTCAATAATATTCCTATTGGATATTACAATTCTTTCACATTTAAGAAAAGATGGACATCCAGCCAATCATAATGGCTATAAAGGCATTGATTGTACACATTTTTGCCTTTCTGGAGTTCCTGATACTTGGAACCAACTATTTTATGCTTCTTTATTCTCTATGTATTGAACCTTAAGGGGCTTTATTCGGAATTGCTTAAATACTATTCGTTCTGTCTCAATTTACTATGTggtataatttgaatttttaagagGTAGTAAACTATTTAAGTTTGACTTTGAATTCGGATAtgaaattcttaattttttaaaataaaatttataaacaacATAGAAAGTATTGTTGTAACTCATAACAATTGacaattaaaagatatataagaATGTTACGtcaaaaataaacttatttaaatcttGTAATTCAAAAGGTGTCACGCAGATTGAAATGGAGGAAATAGcaaagtataaaataaatataaatttgaaacttCTTCTATGTTTCCACTTAAATGATGAAAGATTACGAAAAAAACTACACCGAAAATTCGTAACACTAAAATAATTGTATGTATTTGCTTATATACTTAAACTAATTACTCCAACACTCGTTCGATCCTGGATAATTTAATGTGTGTTTGTTACGgtggagaaaatattttccaagcAACTTGATTAAAATTGTTTGGAAATGGGGTGGAGCTATGTGGCGGTTTAGACGAATCCATCAACTTTTTCGGAGatcttatatttgtattagaaaattaaacaaacatatatttaaattaacttGTGAATGTCCTAACAAACTAGTTGATCACTCAATGGTAAGAAATGGATCGTGATCGTGGAAACGATTCCATGCTAGAGTTGTGATTTCGATCTCCACCATCAACAAAAGTTtcccttttttgaaaaaaaaaactaaaagaagaatgttttgtactattttttatttttttgtccaaaaatttaaaactcacAAACTCATAATCCTCGGGTCGCCTCTATAatggaaaacattttttctgaaaaaacaaACTCCTTTAGAATAGGAAAGTGACTGAGAAAACAAATTGCATAAGTGACACTTATGTTTATTCTTCTTCCTTTCAGTTCCGACATTAATGGTTGTTtgctaccttttttttttcctttcaactTTGCTATTTATTCTTCTTCGTGAATTATCGCTTCAAACGAATTATAtgtcaaaatttgaaatattaaaaggatTTCATATCTAAATTATGAGACTATTAGTGGTGATTTTAAGTTGATCGAGATTGAATTTGTTGATGTATACTTCATGCATAGTTAAactatattcaattttttcaagtttataTATCGTTAGTATATAAATCATGTATAAGTATAGTATGTATTATATACTATTAACAaactattatattatatgaaaaattacgtagataagcaaacttatactccctctgtccctatttactttgtccatatttccttttatatttgtccctatttacttgttcattttaacaaatcaagaaaggacaataatttttttcctaatatgtccttatttaattctagaaaatttctagtACTACTAAGTTGTAATACATGCTTTTTGAAAccagaaaatacatttattatatttggggagttgcataatcttttaagttaagggtaaaattataactaacctatgataataattggtgtcttaatatgtgtgtcacttctaaagtagacaactaaatagggacagagggagtactatttaattactcatcatagctatactttgctataattaccacgtgggctgacttcgagtttatataattagtcaatgtttgtatatgtataattcgtcaggatatacaaataaatatgtacaatatacaattttttagcctatatacatatacaattcacctctctcgcactatctgccctctctcgctcacctctctcctccctctctcaatctcgctcgcctctctcctccctctcctaatctcgcttgccatttatacaaatgtatatgtataatatacagttatatacaattatatacatatacaattcacctctctcccactctatgccctctctcgctcgcctctctcctccctttctcgatctcgctcgcctctctcctctcctctctctcccagtctcgctcgcctttctcctccctctcccaatctctcttgtcatatatacaattacatatgtataatatacaattatctaaccaatatacatttacaattcacctttctccactcttttctccctctctctcgcctctctcctctctctcccagtctcgctcacCTCTATCCTCCAAATAACATATAgttacaaattgtaattatcaaactatagctatggagaataattaattattttaagtgactgtatgtgaaagtttccctaTATTATatagtcaatatatatatatatttataacttttaactaattctttttattatataaataaaaacattacgctaattcattatatatttgaaacaaCCCATTTCTATTCAAACTTTtaacaattgaaaaataaaccGGCGGCATAAAGTTTCGTTTCTTCTACCACGCCGGTGATTTTCCCCCAAATTCTCCGGTGagtatttttatgtttttcgcTATGCTTTACTGGAGACGAATCAATTTTTATCTCAGAATGGAGAAGTATTGTGAAATTGCCTATTACCTGTTTGAtaaaatgcatgaattaactgtTTAATTTACTTGTGAGATGCCTATCCCTTATTTGCttttgtttgtgattttgtttttggAATTCCTCTTTGAAAATTCCTAGTCGAGTTTATTTGCTTGTATTTACGTTACATTGAGATTTAGAAGTATCCAGAGACTGATCCCAATTAgtagatgatgaagaagaaaaagactatCAGAGAAGAGATTATATAGAGAGAGTAACTGGTAATTGTATTCTTTCCAATCATTTTGAAAGAAGTAAATTTCTTGATGAATATTAGCTAAACTACTTTTGGGAGGAGGATTAGTATTAGCAAGCTAGCAGAACTAGTTTCAGAGATTAGTTCTAATGCATATTTCCTTGATGCATTAGAATCCCTTCTTTAGATCTAGCAAACTCTAAATCTTTCATCTTGAATGCCCTTTGCAGTGTAAGTTTTGTGTCTTCAATGAGCTTTAAACGATCACTTGTTAGTTgttataagcatatcatcaacataaactaATACTATGGTGGGAACTTTTGTACTTCTCTTAATGTACAATGAGTGGTCATGCTGACTTTGCTGAAATTTGACCCTTGCAAGTGCCTCAGTGAGCTTGACATTCCATTATCTTGGAGCTTGTTCCAATCCATACAAGGATTTTATGAGTCTGCATGCTGTCTTAGACTCCCCCCTGACTCTTAAAACCTTGGGGTAGTTCCATGTATATTTCATCATGAAGGTCACCTTGTGAGAACGCATTGTATACATACATATGATGTATATGCCAATGCTTTTCTGCAGCCATAGCTAGAACAGACCTGACAAATTTCATTTTCACTATTGGTGAAAATGTTTCTTGGTAGCCCATCCCTTCCTTTTGACTATAGCATTTGGCAACCAACATTGCCTTAAACCTTTCAACCTCTCCAAACGCCTTTGTACTTAACTTTGTAGATCCATTCACAACCTACAGATTTCTTCCCTTCAGGTAGAGGAACTATATCCCAACTATGATTACTCTCTAATGTCTCAATTTCTAGTTTCATTGCATCCACCCATCTTGGATCTTTAACCGCCTCACTATAACTTGTAGTTCTACTGTGGAAGAAAATTTGGCTATGAAAGCTTGATATCTAGGAGACAGATGATCATAGGTAATATAGTTGGACATAGGATAGGGAGCCTCCTTATGTAAAGTCATGGTCACAAAGTCCATTAACCATATCGGTGGGTTCCTTTCTCTACCTGACTTTCTAGGTTCAGATTGAGAGTTTCCTATGGATGGAGGTTGAGCAGTGACCACTGGCTCCACATCTGACTTAGGTACAACCTGTGATTCTGAAGACTGTCTGAGTTGGAGCAGGGTGTCTCATAGATATGATTGTAAGGATATGATGGAAAAAAACAAGATGTGAGCAGTAGGAGATTGATTTTTGAAAGGAAAGGTGTTTTCCCTAAATATGACATCCCTGCTAACAAACAGATTTTTGGTGTCTATATCATAGTAATCATACAGAAGATATCCTTTCTGAGTTGTAGAATATCCCATATGGATTGCCATTCTAGACCTAGGTTGTAACTTCTCTTTGAGAACTTATGCATAACACAAGCATCCGAGAACCTTTAGATGAGTCAGATAAGGTCTTTTATTGTATAAAACTTCATATGAAGACTTGTTTTGCAGGACTGAACTAGGAAGTCTATTGATTAAATAAACAACTGCTAACACTCATAGTCCCGAGAACTTGATAGGTATTTGAGCCTGAAACTTAATGGCTCTAGTCTTCAAGAAAGTGCCTATGCTTTCCTTACAGCCGCTCCATTCTGCTGAGGGGTACTCGCACAACTTGTTTGATGAATTATGCCAAGTTTGTTGAAAATGTTACCGCATACTGAGTTAACTACCTCAATTCCATTGTCTGACCTTACTATTTTAACTAACTTATCAAACTGAATATGTACTTGAGTAAGAAACTGTTGAATCACTACACACACATCAGACTTTACTTTCAGCAAAAATACCCATGTCATtcttgtaaaatcatccaccaCAGTTAAGAAGTATCTATGACCATCAAAAGTAGTAACCATATAATTACCCCAAATTATGGATTAGGACCCCACATTCTCCtgtgtggtttgcgagctattgcacaTGAACAGGGGTTTTACCCTATGCGCACCCAAAAATTAGTGGTTGTGGGTTTCccttgtcaaaaaaaaaaaaaatgattcgGACTACTGCATGTTCTCTAGGTTGTGTCCATCTTCagatcaaaataatattccttCACCCAAATTAGATGTTAGTGTTTTTGTGCCTcaaatctcttttcttcttttttttttcttttggcttATGATATTTGAACTTACATGGTTTTCTTATTtgcatttatttcatttgattgtCCTAGGCTTAAAGATGGAAAGCAGTATAAAGGATGAACTATTTTTGTTCCTcaaatctcttttcttcttttttttgcttttgGCTTATGATATTTGAACTTACATGGTTTTCTTATTagcatttatttcatttgattgtCCTAGGCTTAAAGATGGAAAGCAGTATAAAGGATGAACTATACTCTGACATTTTCGATATGTCAAATCTTCAATCAAGTCTTAGGCCGACTACCAATTCGGGAAACGATGATCCACATGGTATGAACGTCAGCTGATTGCTTCAAGCTGATAATGAAAATTAGAAATGCATTTTGCTATTAACATTTGAATATCAAATTGCTTACCATAAATAGAAGGTATGATGTGGTGCTCTTATTCCTAGATTGCATATTTGTTGGAATAAACATCAAACTGGAAGACTGAAGTTCTTCATTTAAATCTTAAGAAGTTTTATTCTAAAAGGTTTTCTTCACTGGCTACTTATTGCAGATCTGGATTGATTAACCATTGTCTTTCCCGTCTCCTTCGCCTTCCTTTGTTTGCCAAAgattaatcaaaacttaaagAACTATGTTATCTCTCCTATCCTTCCCTATTTTCTCGTTTCAAACTTTATTAAATCTCTGATCGTGATTGTGAATAAATATGTTGGTTAAATGCTGCTAAGTGGAGATGTTCTCTTATCAATGTATAGTTTTCTTAGTTAGGATCTCTCCTGTACATAGTTTTGTTATTAGTGTTGACTGCAATTAACATCTAATGCCAGAGAGCGAGTGGTGCGACGTGTGGAGTGATAATGGAGATTCGTGCGATGATTCTACTGATAAACCGGATAAAACATCTGAAATGGACAGGGAATGGCAGAGGCGGCATGACCGATTCCACACTGTATCCTTACAAGTTTAATCTGATTGATAGCATCCAGAAAACAAAACTAGATGTGTCCCTTTTGGTTGCAAATTCAATTTGTATTTGGAATTCCTGATGAATTATTAGGTCGGATACCGTGATGGTCTTATGGCAGGGAAAGAAGCTTCAGTTCAAGAGGGGTTTAATGTTGGCTTTACGGACTCTGTATATGTTGGTTACAACTGGGGTCTTGTCAGAGGTATAACTAGGTAAGTATATGCATTGCATACATGGAACTTGGAATTCATAGAGAGTTGAGTTTGTGTACCAACTAGAAATTTTCTTCATGACATTTTGGATTTAAATTTGATGTTCTCTCCTTTTTGTCCCTCTTTGAAGCGCTTTGGCCTCACTTCCCAACGGCTTAATAGAAAGAATGGTTGGTACAAAGGAAATCCAGAATAAGTTCCAGCAGTTACATGACTCTGTGCAATCTCGTTCAACAGTGGAAATGCTTAAGGTGTTTTATGATTATCTTACAAGGAAATCGGAAGAGAGTGCTAAAAATGACAACTCTAGCACCTGCTTGGCGGATTCCAGCGACCTCAGCTCCAATGACGGTCTTCTTGAGAATTACCAGAAAGAGCTACAATCACTTATTAATGAATCAGGGCTTAAATTGCACTTAGATACAAAAGAGTAGCTTTTTGTTTTCTTGCTTTACTCGTTGAAGTCACTTCTAGTTTTCATCAcaatccaagaaaaaaaaacattacacTTGAATGCATAGtatttaaataatatgtttCTATTTTCCAACATTTTATGTGTGGTTTTAGTTAAACATGTATTGTACTCTGAAGAGAAATTACTTTTTGTGCCTTTTTCCTGTCTTTTATCCTGAGCTTATGGTTGTATTAGTAGGAATAAGGGtctaaatttgtattttatgttgtttcttACCTTTTCAGGTGATAGTTTGGTTGACTTCCATTTTTATGTGGTTAAGAGTGGTAAAACTCCCAAGGGTTTCATTTTTCTCAgtagtttatttttgttaattccAGTTTGTTTGGAATCATTAGTTGAAGTGTTTTAAAGAGAAAGCTGAAAGTTTGTGATAGTAAATAACTTTAGCTAAGATGCAGTTGTTTCTTCCATATACATTGAGCAGTTAGTGTTTGAATTGTTTCTACTCTTTGATGAACTTTAAGATCTCTTCTAACCAATATTTGAGCTGTTAAATTCATTTTGCTCTTAATGATTACTGGTTAAATGCATGTCAAAAGCAATTTATTGGCATACTTCAGATATAGTAGTAGTAGAGATGATAGTTGAAGATAATGGTACCATAACATGTCAGGATACATATAAGAAATATTAGCCAACTATAGATAAAGCCATAGATTGAAGTACATAAAATCTTTCACAACAGTACTCAAGTATATGTGTAGGCATAATCCCCAGAAAAGCAGCACACTAGAAAGCTCCATTATAAATTACTTGAGATTCCATGATGATGTTTTCCACCATCTTATCCCAATTAATTCCTTTAATGCCGTTAATCTGAAATCCTTGCAGATGTTGGAGGGTTGTAAATAATGAGCAACAAGCCAGTTGTTCCTGGACGAAAGATTGTCTTATACTAGCTCCGAGCTGATGTCCACCTGTGCCACAATGAGAACATGTGCTTATTGTAACtcatcaatgaaaaatattctgtcttatttcaagatttcatcTAGTAGCTTGGTTATGAAATGTAAGGACTGAATTGTGTTAAATGGTATGAGTTTTGTACTGACCTTGAACTTGCATCAGTTGCAAGCTTGAATTGGTCTAGGATGTGTGAATCCTGATGTGCTGCGCCTGAGGTGAGGTTCCCATTTAGATGTTGGCAAGACTGTTTCAAAAGCCTCCACGAGCAATGCAACCTTTCTCTTACGAGCTGGTGCAAGTTTGTCCACTGCTCGTCGGAGTGCAAAATCAAGCATCCAGTCCTCTGCATTTTTCCTGTCATCTATCATCTGATGCTTGAGATCAACTTTCTCTGCATCTGGATCTGGCTCCAGTGGCAGGAAATTCGGTGGTCGTGGATTGAAGTCTCTTGACTCCTCTGGCTCCTTAGAGTCGTTGCGCCTGGCTATGCCTCTCAGGTTTTTGTACCTCTCAGACATTTCTTCACTCGAATCATATTTTGCATGTGTCTTATTATCTTTGATTTGGTTCTGCTTTTCCACGCATGCCTCACCTGTTTGATCTGCTTCGACACCAGAGGCGTTTTCACTTCCATCTTCAGCTTGATGGCTTTTATCACTCTCATCTTTGATATCAGCCTCTACTACCACCAACTGTTGAGCATTATCACCATGACTATTTTCACTTCCTTGTTCACAGCAATCTGTTTTTGTTTCCGTCTCTTCCATCTTGACGACAATGTTTTCATCCAAATGTTTTTCATTATCCTTACATGTTTCATCTAGCACTTCATGGAGATACCAAACATTGAGCTCTTGATAGCCTGTGAGTGCAGCTGCATCGTCATCTTGAGGAGTTACGGATTCCTCGTGAGGAGTTGAAATTTCATCTTCTAGACAGAAGGTTTCTTCAGCCTTAACAGCAGCCTGATAATCCATTGTTGCTGTCTCACTATCTTTACCATCCAGAATGAAATTGACATCTAGAGAGATAAGTGTAGTGTCCTCAGACACTTCAACACACTCATCGATGTCAAATTCTGTATGCAAACAGATAGATTCGGAGTCGTCACAAGCATAACTTGTTCCAGAGATGATACTTTCTTTATCAAAGAACTCTTCCAGAGTTTTCTCAGATAGAAGTTCAGGATTAGATGATTTTCCCGTGAACTCCTCGCTGATGACTGAATCATCAACGAATGTGATGGGATCTATATCATCTGAGATTGAACCAGTTTCGTCTTCGCTATATGCATAGTACTTCTCAACATCCCAGTCCATATCAGAAGCTTCAGATTCCAGCTCTTCTGCTGTTGGCTCTATCTCTATTTCAGTATGCATACTCAAGGATTTAAAATCCACTTCTTCTTGAACCATGTCACTAGCACCTTCGTTCGGACACAAGGCTTCTCTCTTTTGATCAAGATTGTCCTCGGTATCATCTGCTGCCACTTCAGTGCCTTCACCCGAAGGTACATGATCAGTGACAGAAGAATCGATGATGTAATAATCATCTACCGAGTTGGTCTCTTCCTTTTCATTGCTATAAATTTCGACGAAAAACTCCTTCTCATCTTCATTTGTCAGAGGAGCTACCTTCTCTGTAGTACTCTCTATTTGTTTTTGCACATTATCACTCAAGCTTAATCCACGATGATTAGCTCGACGAGGAGAGACACATCCCAACTTGAAACTCCTCTGATTCTTCAACGTACGCCTTCTTGCTGACAAGAAAGACTTCAATGGAGGCAAAGGAGGGTGATGATGACCATTAAGAGAACAATATGTATATGGACAAACCTTGAAAACAGAAGTTCCATCTGATTCTGTTCCTCCAGGACTAAGTTCAAGGTATGAAGGAAACTTAACTTCTTTCAAAGTTGATGAACATGTAGCCCTTTCTACTTGGAAATCATCATACATAACAATAGGGGAACATGATGAAACTCTTGTTGGTTTAAAACTAGGAGTTCTAGCTAATAAACTCCTTATTGGTTTATTAACAGAACTAGCTGAGCCTAAC comes from Solanum pennellii chromosome 1, SPENNV200 and encodes:
- the LOC107028549 gene encoding uncharacterized protein LOC107028549 encodes the protein MVQKKVLNKLSIKTDHNIKANNQIMNHKPSFPMLQNHDTIKNRKAELKKKMMKKSGKTKLLEYEISHSPKNFRKYVPQPGKPPPSTTNSSTPTKRQHQQQQQQQSTCTPNYMKSTSSSVARKEQSQVSSRSPQTYSQSCSRKNSSNSKLGSASSVNKPIRSLLARTPSFKPTRVSSCSPIVMYDDFQVERATCSSTLKEVKFPSYLELSPGGTESDGTSVFKVCPYTYCSLNGHHHPPLPPLKSFLSARRRTLKNQRSFKLGCVSPRRANHRGLSLSDNVQKQIESTTEKVAPLTNEDEKEFFVEIYSNEKEETNSVDDYYIIDSSVTDHVPSGEGTEVAADDTEDNLDQKREALCPNEGASDMVQEEVDFKSLSMHTEIEIEPTAEELESEASDMDWDVEKYYAYSEDETGSISDDIDPITFVDDSVISEEFTGKSSNPELLSEKTLEEFFDKESIISGTSYACDDSESICLHTEFDIDECVEVSEDTTLISLDVNFILDGKDSETATMDYQAAVKAEETFCLEDEISTPHEESVTPQDDDAAALTGYQELNVWYLHEVLDETCKDNEKHLDENIVVKMEETETKTDCCEQGSENSHGDNAQQLVVVEADIKDESDKSHQAEDGSENASGVEADQTGEACVEKQNQIKDNKTHAKYDSSEEMSERYKNLRGIARRNDSKEPEESRDFNPRPPNFLPLEPDPDAEKVDLKHQMIDDRKNAEDWMLDFALRRAVDKLAPARKRKVALLVEAFETVLPTSKWEPHLRRSTSGFTHPRPIQACN
- the LOC107028576 gene encoding uncharacterized protein LOC107028576, which codes for MESSIKDELYSDIFDMSNLQSSLRPTTNSGNDDPHESEWCDVWSDNGDSCDDSTDKPDKTSEMDREWQRRHDRFHTVGYRDGLMAGKEASVQEGFNVGFTDSVYVGYNWGLVRGITSALASLPNGLIERMVGTKEIQNKFQQLHDSVQSRSTVEMLKVFYDYLTRKSEESAKNDNSSTCLADSSDLSSNDGLLENYQKELQSLINESGLKLHLDTKE